The genomic region GAACGAGAATAAACACACAGCTAGTGCTTAAATGGAATGATTTATATGAAATTATATTGAAAGTCCAGAtccaaatccaattgagaatatgtAGCAAATGTTTAAACTGATGATCAAAGGAGCTTGTTttggttgtaacttgacaaactGTGAAGGGATACGGatgcttttgtaaggcactgcgATAACACTGTTGTTTAAGGGTGATTttccaaatatattattttacagAAACCAGAAACCAGACCAAAACTGATTTTTCACTATGAGGTGCTTCATTAATCCAgatctaaaataatatttctgtttgttaCCATTTGAGCCAGGGACAGCAGAGACAGCAGGTGCAGCATCGCTTGTTGCCGAGGCTGCTTGTGCAGGGCTGGCCTGCCCCCCATTCGCCTCCTTCTCTGGTAGCGCAGTTCTGGATAGCTTGGAAGGTCGTGTGAAAATGCCCCGCCCATCCTCACATTGGAAGTAGCGCACACCTGCCACAGACCCATCATTCTTCCCGATTGGCTCATCCAGGACAATGCCTGCCCACTGGCCAGGAGCAAACTGCGTGCCCCCAACAAACTGAACGTAGCCGGGCTTGTTGCCATTCACCCAGACTCTATCACCAATCTGAAAGTCTGTGTTGCCATCTTGCGTTGGGGAGGTCACACCTGAAGAGGACTTCTCAGGAGGAACTGGCTTTGAGGCACCTACAAGGACAAGTTAAGAAGGTAATAAACTGATGTTTTCTTCTATTAAATTCTGAAAAGAACCTTGTTGCAAcataattaaaatgtgtttcagttAATACCACAACACACTATGGCAGCAATGATCCGATAATAACTTTACTCAATCTCATGCAACACTATGCAAACGCTGTCTGTGATGAAGACACACTCAGCTCTGGATGCCGGATGCTTGCACCCAAAAGTGAAACTGATGGCAAGACCTGTTTTCTGATTCATTTGGCTAATAAGTATCTGACCACTTGGAGGCGCTCTGAGAGTATTGAACTTTCATTATCAGACATTTAGTTGATctttaaatgtagaaaaaaaatacaacaatatgGCAACAGCAGGACAAAGTGGGATTTTCCCCCGTCCCCACACAGTTGATCATTTCTGATGTCTCCCACCCTTGGCATTGGGTTAACATATATCTAAACATTCATGGTTGGGGACTATTTGAGGGTATTTATTCAGCATCACTAAAATATTCTTACCAAATGATGGGGATGTCTTTGATGGTACTCCGGATGGTCGAGCTATTTTACTGGGAGGTTTTAACCCACTTGCTTTGCCTGGTGTAGTGATGGGGCCCTGTTTGTCCATGGTTGAGGGACTCAATTAGGGTGGGGGGACACGGCCTTCCCCCGCCTTCCCCCGTCTCAATGTGACCAAAGAGAGCTGGAAAAACAAATATGGGAATAAAAATTCAACCCAAACATTGAATGAAGCTTTCTAAACGTAATCCACAAATATAATATTCATAATAGTATCACTTTAATGGTATTTGAAGCACAAGCTTTCGACATGCAAGTTTGCAGTtaaaaattaagattaacatcAATTTGGCCATTTAGCTGAAATATTTACTTTGctttaataaagtatttgtaCTTCTTGaaagttttcttattttgtcacattacaaccacaaaccttcaaTGTACTTTGCTGGGATTTAAAGTGTTTgacaattgtgaaatggaagaaaacagaCAAGTGGCTTTCAataattttacaaatagaaattgaCCCTATGACCTTTGAGATACGAACCTGGTTtagattcagttcaattcaatacTTTATTGTCATTGGCAAAATAAACGTGACAACAAAAGTTTGTTTGGAGACTTCGTACACTACATAGCGCACAAGTGCAGCATATACCATAATATGCAATAGAAATTCGGGCACAAGCGTAATAAACAGTAACTGTAATACTGCAGCAAATTGAGGTCATAACAAGATATCTAATACAAGATAGCAAATACTCTGTATTGCCAAAAAATAGGTAGCTGGGGGGCTTTCCTGTAGTTCTCAAGCCATCGTGGCATCACTCTAACTCCATTATACTAAAGCAAAAACAGTAGATATTTTCTGCCCAATTAGAACATTTACTTGAAAACTTATTTGTCTGCTGAATAACATTATTGTAACCATAGCAATCAATTTATTAGATTATTTTACAGTTATAGatatattgcttttttttttaaatgcagctaTCATTATATTTCACTTTTATGTAAAAATCTGCTGACTGCGAATGTTGCAATACTGTGAGAATTTCATATCAGCCCATGCCCGATGAACACTGAGCAAATATTTTAATTCGTGAATTTTACAGTTTAAACAACTTCCCATGGGCATGGAGAcctcagtcctcgacgcagccatCCTTGGTTCGAGTCCCAACCCCCGGTGACCTGTCCTGCATGTCTTGCCCCTCTCTACACCCCAATTCCTACTTGTCGACCtacttaaaaataacaaaaatgaaaaggcaactagtgccaaaaaaacttgaaaaaaacagaattggtAAATAAGCCACACTTTTGACTGATCCACATCAAAAGGCTTTACTGaataaatttgtatttaatgCTTTAAGGGAAATCATAAAACATGTTCTCATTCCCTCTCTTCTCCGAGACATACTGTAAATCATACAGGATTACATGAGCATCTCAATGTCAGCTGCTACACAACCCATAAACTACTGTATAAAAAACTATTTGCTATCACCAGAGTAATAAATGTGAGGTCCATCAGGGCTTGTGCTTGGTGTCCAGCTTTAAACAAGGACTGGTTTTCTGCATCCACATCTTGTAGGTGGGGAACAGAAGCCTCACCACACAGATGACTCATACTGGCTGCAACAAGACAGACTCTGTTTCTCCACACAAATGGATGTGTTTTCACTTCAGCATGGATTACTGTTAAGTCTTGGGAACTATGGTGCTTTCGCACATTTAAGTGTACTACAGCCAATCAATAAGGAGAGGCTGCAAGACAGAAATGCCAAGTTGATGTTTAAGGACAATTACTGTTTGtacaccacagtaacaagtttaTCTTGTCTCACTTGGTACACTCTTGCATCTCGGTCATTCTCTTTTAATGCTCAGGGATATGAGtcattgttttcatttacaATTGTTAATAATTAATCAGAAATCATCTGCACACACTAACTGAGAAAAGTCTGGAAGACAAGGAAATTTCCTTCTTTAATTTCTTTGCTGCTTTACCAAGTCTTTGGTGCAGCTGCCTTCACTTCTCTGTTAAAGGGTGTCTCTGTCCATACTTAGTTTTGTCATCAGAAAGCTAAATAAAATACCATTCACTTGAGATCAACAGACTGAAATGGCTATTCCTGAATGTTTAGCTTCTCAACTTTCAAAGTCCTTGGATTGACCCATCAGTATGCTTTGGTTTGCTATTTGTCTCTTGAAAATTTGTCCAAATTAGTTGCAAATATTGTCTGTTATATCACATTATCAACAAATACAgtaccttgaaaaagtattcatacccctcacCCTTAGATAACACAAAAATATAACTTTCTGCCCCCACatgtataaatactgtgtggaTGGAAACTAactctgcacatcaccctgaacacaaaaTCTCCATaatgagacatggtggtggctgcattatgatgtgcttttcttcagcagcgacaggaaagctggtcaaagttgatgtgaggcttgatggagctaaatacaggcaaTAATGggagaaaacctgcaaaaagactggagactgaggtggaggttcaccttccagcaggacaagaaccctaaatatacagccagagcaacaatggaatgttttggatcaaagcatatgtatgtgttagaatgtcccagtcaaagtccagacctaaatactATTGAGAATTTGTGGTAAGACTCTATAACTCCAAAGTTAAACGATATATGCCCCAGAAGACTTGCAGCTCTGACTGCAAAGAAACTTGGTTCTCCAAAGAATTTTCTTGGTTGGACCAAATACCAAGaccaccatgtttttttttcttcaatttctCAAACCAATGTGTGcttgtcattccacttcacatttatgccaaatttgtttatcacataaaatctcaataacatatgctgaagtttgtggttgcaatgtgacaactGTGGAAAATCCTTTTTATTGTGGTGTCGTCCAGACCAATGCAAAGGTTTCTCAGGCATCCATTACATCAAATGCTCAGGATCTTTTTGTATTTCCCTTTTAGAAAGATACACATCCTCTCCATATATTATAATCACTGTATCTTATACGATCATTTGAGTGAAAAAGGCATATTTCAGCTACTTAAACAAGACTAAACTGTAACCAATGAAAAGTGGCGCTCCTCAGATGTAACATCACCAAGACGGGTCTCTCTCCCCACCCAGTCGGTGCAGCCAGACCAAAAAACAAGCATACCTGCAGCTGTCAGACATCAGCGTGAGACCTCCAGATATCACACACCCCAACTCTTCTGTCTCTATTTCAAGTTTTTGCATTTTACCTATAAATCGGAGTATAAGACATTAGCATGTACACACCTAGTGAGGCTGGACCTTGTTGTCAGTATATCTGGGCTGGGCTCTGTCATTAAATGAGCCACAGCAGCAcaactttgatgtaaaccaCAACGACACTTCTGCTAAATTCCTTACAAATTAATTGTAAGGAGACCTGCCTACAGCGTCTAAATGAGCTATTTGGGATCAAACCACGATAAAGCTAAAGCCTCACTCTCTGCTGGAATGCCAAAGCTAGCTAGCTTCAGACTAGCAAATAAAGCGCCGACTACTAGTTAATGTTAGACAACTAACCGCCCAGTGATGGGTGTTGCTGAAGGTTTTAGCAGAAAGCAGCAGGAAAAGTTGCTCTGCAGACTTACttggtctgtttttgtgaaatgagtcTCTGTGAGGGCTGTAGTGGGAAGGTGCACCGTTACATGTTTTTCCAGCGGCTCCCGTTTCTCCGTTTCCCTGCCCAGCCCCGGCTGTCACAGTCTGACGTCACCCTGGAGAAGATGCTGAGTTTGGGGACACGCACAAAAGCTCGTACATTTCAgattcagatattttttttcaaagaattgTTAAAGAAATGAGTGAGGACAGCACAAAGctgctttttattgtttttagaatATAACagtaataatactaataatagcGACATAACTGGCAGTCTGGAATAAAGGGATAGGGATTCACTTTCACCACACAGTAAAATCCACATCCTCACTGGGGATAAAGTGAATTACATTTGGTTTTAGTCCAttttataaatagaaaaaaacacgCACAACAAGAATAAACATATGCTTTATTGGAGACTTGAGATGCCATCTGTTCCTTGTCTCCAAGCATTTCtgttataaaatggctctcaaacgtttacacacccctgttaaaatgagaaattataatttcaaaaCGGTTTTCCACGTATAATGTTACATGTTTCCTGTAAAGTTCAACTAAAAATAGATCTGTTGCAAGcaacaacaacacaaaaaaattcaATCTTGTTCCATAAGTGCGCATACtcttaaactaatactttttTGATTTAACTTTGGCTTGCGGTCATCTTTGCTAGGAGTTTGTCTGTATCCCACATCTTGACTTGGCAATATTTCCCCTTTGTACTTTGCAACAGTTTTCCAAATTTATCAGGTCTCTTAAACTCAGATGACctcacagattttctgtcagacTCAGTTCTTGACTCGGGACTGGCCACTGAAAACGTTTAATTTTCATCTCATGCGGTCAGAATTTTGTTGATAAAGATGTATGTCTGGGTTCACAGTAGAGCTGCAAAATGATACCCCTTTAatcttcagctttctagcagaTAACTGAAGGTTTTGGGACAAAACTGACCATCTGAAGAAAACTAACCCCAGAGCATTATATTGACCCAACCATACTTCACTGTATGCTGTTCTTTTGGTGATGTTCCATGTTGTTTTTGTGCTAAACATGCCTCATGGAACTGTGGCCTAAAAGTCCAAATTCAACTCATTAGACTATAACTATGGTAGCCTATAAAACATTTATCTGGCCTAAATTTAGTCTGgcctaaatgttttcattatataaAATAATTCTGTCTCATAACGCTACTCTGTAGTCCAGACATATGGAGAATACATGAAAATTGTCATCCTTTGTACAATGAATTGAATTTTATCTATGTATCTATTTTATGATATAAAGAATGTCACACTATATGTGAAAAAGAGTTAAAAAGAATTAGTTATCAAATTCTcctttttactttaataaaaactAGGCATTTTAACAGAGGTCggttcatttttttaaagccaCTGAATGTGTCACATCTGTTTCTGTGACTTCGTGAATTAAGGACTCCAGAAtctgattacatttattttgctgatgtttttattgtgtagTTAATTTTTCCAAAAGGGAGAGTTGCAATCAATTAGGACAGTCATCTTGGTCTTCTTATGTTTATCCACCAGAGGGCTATTACTCTTTTTATTTACCAAAatatgataataaaaaataattactaTAATTAATACATTGTTTCAGTTCTTGTtgaattttttttgtatttcagcACACTTAAAAATTACAATTGAAAAGTGTAACCTTCTTTCTTTCTCACATTTCAATCAGGTTTCAGGCATAGCAGGCAGGGAAGTTCCCTTATTTCATAGGGAAGAAAATAGAAATTTCAAGATATAAAACTATGGATCTATTTCTGCAAAAATCACACttagtgaaataaatataataatataaatcaGTGTAAATTAGTGGTGTCTATATTTACCAAATCAAATGAAGAAAACCatgaaaaaaaactcaacattaACCTTCCAACGTTTTACATGGAAGATGACCAGTTCATTTAGTATGATCATTCCCTGTTTCCACACTGCATCTTAAATGCAAGTAGAATCCAGGCTGTTTGCAGCTATGACAATGACTTCTTATCTTTCCAGAAGAAAAGTTTGAACGCTGATAGTTTAAAGGCAATCATGGCAATTCAGCAGAGCTGTAATTTTCTTCTTACAGCGCTTACACACAATACTTACAAAAACGTTCTGGGAATATATTTCATAACTTTGCACCTGCACATGCTACCCTTGCCACCCTCCACCTGGATGACCCCCTAGGAGATGAGCTGTATTGcccatataaaacaaataaaatgccaCTGCCAATCATTAAGTTACtgagagctttttttttttttatcaaatttcagttttttcctctgtctgttttaaattaaaattttcacagaAGATACAATGTGTCTATTAACCCTTTTCaaatatgctttatttttatacttttacacaagttaattaaactgaaacacatttAGTGTCTGTACCAATCAGTGATTACCAACTGCTACTTACTCTATTCTTAATAGTCTATGCCATGCAAAAGAAGGTGAAGGTCTTTCTCTTCTAAGGACAATGACAGAAAAAGCTGCCAATTTATACGGGCAAGAGTTTTGAATGGAGGAGTTAGGAGATTGTGCTCATTGGTCTCTAACCTTTATCAGATTTtcttaaactaaaaaaaaaaaccctaaacTACCTACATACTGTTGGGTCTATGTGTTTATTTACCAAAATGAAAGCTCTTGAATAGGTCTACttttaaagaataataaaaatgcattttcggGACCTGGAGAGCACCAATCAGAGCTCATCAAAGGAAAATGAACCAGAAAAGCTGAGacataattaaacattttaagattTGATTTAGAACATCTGAGcgtgtttgagttttttttttttttttttgaagagcaaaaattttaatttgagcttttttaagacCTTGTAGAAACCCGGTCACCATGATGTTTATGAAAGCTGGAAAAAACGCCTCATATTTCTTGAAATCAAGTAAACATCTGAATTTATCCATGAGCTTCATACTCATCTAAACTTTACAGGTCATGTGTGTTGGTTGTAACTTATTGAGCCGCTCCTTTTTAAACTTCACCGACGTTGAATGGAGTAAATTACTTTCACCCAAGAACTAGAGAAGAAAACCCGAAgtttaatttgaattttattgtcTAGTATTCCATGAATTGCTTCGCGTTTTATTCTTATTGACGCTGCTTATTGTCTACATTTACATCACAATCACTACTTTGTTCATAAGCCTTTCTCCTTTTTATTGCAGCTAGAAACCTAGAAAAGATGTTTTCAGGCATCGCTGTTCACTCATCAGGTGGCTTTAGATTCCGTCACCATGGACGGTGGAAATGTTACTGTCGGACGGCTGTGTTGGATCTTTGTCGTCGCTTCTTCCCAGCAATTTGTTCAGAACCTTCCGGAAGGTGCCGCTGAATGCCGGGCTGGAGAAGTAATACACGAGAGGGTTGAGGACGCTGTTGAAGTAGGTGAAACAGACCGTTGTGTAGAATGCCAGGTTGGCCTTTTCAAAATGTCTGCATTCGTCATACCAAACCTTCAGGATCCACACCGCGATGCGAGATATGGTGCTGGGGAAGAAGCAGGTAATGAAGATTAGGGCCACCGCAGAGACAAACTGAACGGCACGTTTGATTTTCCCCTTCTTATCCAAAGCCCTATTTCTCAGCTGCCAGGTAATGCTGATGGTGCAAAACGCCACGATGGCAGCGGGCAGGAAAAACTGGATGACATAAAAAGCGTTGTGCCAGGTGGACAAGGGGGTGAAGTCCATGCAGATGTTGAAACTCTCACACTGTGTGCGGTTGCTATTGTAGTAAAAGTGCTCATTAGCAAGAAGATATCCGGTTGCAAGAACAATCAGCCCCCAAAGGCCGAGGGAGACCCACAGAGCATAGCCCAGGCCTAGGCGGTTTATAGGGTTCTGTGGGTGGACGATCTTGAAGTAACGGTCGACAGCCACAGCTGTGAGGAAGAAGATCCCCGCTGCCCGGTTAGAGGCCAGCAGAAAAAGAAGGATACGGCACGGGACATCGCCATAAATCCAGTTTTTCCCACGCCTGTAGTAATCTGCCCTGAAGGGCAAGCAGAACAGTACGACTGAGTCGGCAACAGCTAGATGAGTGAGGTACACGGAGTTGGGCTTCCATGTGTCCATGTAGAAGATGAACATCCCCAGAGCCAAAACGTTTCCCATTAATCCAAACACAAACTCCAAGATGAGAACCGGAGGCAAAACCTGGTTCAGGATGGGCGATTCAAAGGCACAGCAGACCTCTGAATGAGAGATATTCATCTTCTGACGCACCAGTGGTGCACAACAAGCTGCTGCTATATAACTGAGTCAATAAAGACAAGCTGCACAAAGTGCCTTGGTTCAAAAGCAAATCATGTTTGCACTTTTGCAAAGGGCTCATGGACAAACACACTAATTCGAAATTGGAGTGAGCATCTGTGCACGGTGTTATCTACGGGGAAGTGGTATTGACCCAAAGGAGCATTATAACAACTGTAAATGTTATCTCCCTGGGGAGGGTACCTTCATTAGAAAACTATTATACCTGGGAATAGGTTTACTCATGGGTGAACAGTGGGACGCAGGAAAAACAAGTAACCTGCGGTCATCTATGGGACTCATAAAGCAGGTGAGGACGACTAAACCAActctggaaaagaaaacaacGCAACGGAAACAGTCATGGAGAAAAGCAAGAAACCAACTCAGGAATAAAGAGCAGGCAGAACAGACAGAGGAGACGGGAATTTATTAGCCTACAGTTTGCTTGAGTGAAGAACATTTGTGAAGGACTTAATTCATACCACGCCTTTGGCAAACAAGAGAAAGCAGctattaactaaaaaaaaaaaagaaaactgccaAGTGAGTGGCCAAGTCTGCACCTTTTTATgtacagtaaataaaataagtataaaaTGACTTGATGTGTACATTTGGCCAAGTTGTTATTGATGTTACAGGTCACATCCATCCCAGTGAAAGTGCATATTTGGTCTTCTACTTCTTAACTTCACCCAGATCATCAATGCTGTCATCGTCCACCTACAGAAGGATAAAGAGATTAGCCTTA from Girardinichthys multiradiatus isolate DD_20200921_A chromosome 8, DD_fGirMul_XY1, whole genome shotgun sequence harbors:
- the LOC124873165 gene encoding hydroxycarboxylic acid receptor 3-like — its product is MNISHSEVCCAFESPILNQVLPPVLILEFVFGLMGNVLALGMFIFYMDTWKPNSVYLTHLAVADSVVLFCLPFRADYYRRGKNWIYGDVPCRILLFLLASNRAAGIFFLTAVAVDRYFKIVHPQNPINRLGLGYALWVSLGLWGLIVLATGYLLANEHFYYNSNRTQCESFNICMDFTPLSTWHNAFYVIQFFLPAAIVAFCTISITWQLRNRALDKKGKIKRAVQFVSAVALIFITCFFPSTISRIAVWILKVWYDECRHFEKANLAFYTTVCFTYFNSVLNPLVYYFSSPAFSGTFRKVLNKLLGRSDDKDPTQPSDSNISTVHGDGI